A stretch of the Rodentibacter haemolyticus genome encodes the following:
- a CDS encoding BolA family protein, with the protein MELQEIERILKESLNVDEVYAQGENAHFGVIVVSDEIAALSKLKQQQTVYAPLMPYFGTGEIHALTIKTYTTEKWKRDRLLHQVS; encoded by the coding sequence ATGGAACTGCAAGAAATCGAACGAATTTTAAAAGAATCTTTAAATGTTGATGAAGTCTATGCTCAGGGTGAGAATGCTCATTTCGGTGTGATAGTCGTGAGCGATGAAATTGCCGCCTTGTCAAAATTAAAACAGCAACAAACCGTTTATGCTCCGCTTATGCCTTATTTCGGCACCGGTGAGATTCACGCATTAACCATCAAAACCTACACCACCGAAAAGTGGAAAAGGGATCGTCTTTTACATCAAGTCAGTTAA
- a CDS encoding STAS domain-containing protein has product MLNWDLIQNNDKIALRFCGELSRNTLLPLWQQRASFLSEAKLNQPIIEWDLSGIKRIDSAGFALLCDFLHSSQRLPNKKVRLVNPPQQLLTLADLVNLSDWIAAFIDHH; this is encoded by the coding sequence ATGTTAAATTGGGATTTAATTCAAAATAATGATAAGATAGCGCTCCGATTTTGTGGGGAGCTATCTCGTAACACGTTGTTACCCTTATGGCAACAACGTGCTTCTTTTTTGTCTGAGGCTAAGTTAAATCAACCGATTATCGAATGGGATTTAAGCGGCATCAAAAGAATTGACTCTGCAGGTTTTGCCTTACTTTGTGATTTTTTACATAGCAGCCAACGACTACCTAATAAAAAAGTGCGCTTAGTTAACCCTCCTCAACAATTATTAACGCTTGCGGATTTAGTCAATTTATCTGATTGGATCGCAGCTTTTATTGATCATCATTAA
- the mlaC gene encoding phospholipid-binding protein MlaC, giving the protein MKITRFKKWFAVFTFVMAALFVTRTATAQTSPYVLMQQASDKLFVDIKNNQAKIKQNPNYLRTIVRNDLLPYVQVNYAGSLVLGSHFKSTTPEQREKFFKAFGDFIEQAYAQVLTAYSNQNIQIEPAKDVGDKNLVSIRVNIIQTGGAAPIKLDFKWRKNSKTGEWQAYDMVAEGVSMVVTKQNEWSGILRQQGIEALTAQIQKSAAQPVTLK; this is encoded by the coding sequence ATGAAAATTACTCGGTTTAAAAAATGGTTTGCCGTTTTTACTTTTGTAATGGCCGCACTTTTTGTTACGCGTACTGCTACGGCGCAAACCAGCCCTTATGTTTTAATGCAGCAAGCATCGGATAAATTGTTTGTCGACATTAAAAATAATCAGGCTAAAATTAAACAAAACCCAAATTATTTGCGTACTATTGTTCGTAATGATCTACTACCTTATGTGCAAGTGAATTATGCCGGATCTTTAGTATTGGGTTCACATTTCAAATCAACGACACCGGAACAGCGTGAAAAATTTTTCAAAGCCTTTGGTGATTTTATTGAACAGGCTTATGCGCAAGTCTTAACCGCGTATAGTAACCAAAATATTCAAATTGAGCCGGCAAAAGATGTGGGCGATAAGAATTTGGTGAGTATTCGTGTGAATATCATTCAAACCGGCGGCGCTGCACCGATTAAATTAGATTTCAAATGGCGTAAAAATAGCAAAACCGGTGAATGGCAAGCCTATGATATGGTGGCTGAGGGCGTGAGTATGGTGGTTACCAAACAAAACGAATGGAGCGGTATTTTACGCCAGCAAGGTATTGAGGCATTAACCGCACAAATTCAAAAGTCGGCAGCCCAACCTGTCACCTTAAAATAA